One Loxodonta africana isolate mLoxAfr1 chromosome 8, mLoxAfr1.hap2, whole genome shotgun sequence DNA window includes the following coding sequences:
- the TMED4 gene encoding transmembrane emp24 domain-containing protein 4, which produces MAGVAARQLPAMGLSAVLLLALCAAGARALYFHIGETEKRCFIEEIPDETMVIGNYRTQMWDKQKEVFLPSTPGLGMHVEVKDPEGKVVLSRQYGSEGRFTFTSHTPGDHQICLHSNSTRMALFAGGKLRVHLDIQAGEHANNYPEIAAKDKLTELQLRARQLLDQVEQIQKEQDYQRYREERFRLTSESTNQRVLWWSIAQTVILILTGIWQMRHLKSFFEAKKLV; this is translated from the exons ATGGCAGGTGTCGCGGCCCGGCAACTGCCGGCGATGGGGCTGTCGGCGGTGCTGCTCCTGGCGTTGTGCGCGGCGGGTGCGCGGGCGCTCTATTTCCACATTGGCGAGACCGAGAAGCGCTGCTTCATCGAAGAGATCCCGGACGAGACCATGGTCATCG GGAATTATCGCACCCAAATGTGGGATAAGCAAAAAGAGGTCTTTCTGCCCTCAACCCCTGGCCTGGGGATGCATGTGGAAGTGAAGGACCCTGAAGGGAAG GTGGTGCTGTCCCGGCAGTATGGTTCCGAGGGCCGCTTCACTTTCACTTCCCACACTCCTGGTGACCATCAGATCTGCCTGCACTCCAACTCTACCAGGATGGCTCTCTTTGCTGGTGGCAAACTG CGTGTGCATCTAGACATCCAGGCGGGGGAACATGCCAACAACTACCCTGAAATTGCTGCCAAGGATAAGCTGACAGAGCTACAGCTTCGAGCCCGCCAGTTGCTCGATCAGGTGGAGCAGATCCAGAAGGAGCAGGATTACCAGAGG TATCGTGAAGAACGCTTCCGTCTGACCAGCGAGAGCACCAACCAGAGGGTCCTGTGGTGGTCCATTGCTCAGACTGTCATCCTCATTCTCACTGGCATCTGGCAGATGCGTCACCTTAAGAGTTTCTTTGAGGCCAAGAAGCTGGTGTAA
- the LOC100658798 gene encoding probable ATP-dependent RNA helicase DDX56 isoform X8, which yields MANEVLGFEHMGLDPRLLQAVTDLGWSRPTLIQEKAIPLALEGKDLLARARTGSGKTAAYALPMLQLLLHRKATGPVVEQAVRVLVLVPTKELAKQAQSMIQQLATYCARDIRVADVSAAEHSASQRAVLIEKPDVVVGTPSRILSHLQQDNLKLHDSLELLVMDEADLLFSFGFEEELKSLLCHLPRIYQAFLMSATFNEDVQALKELVLHNPVTLKLQESQLPGPDQLQQFQVVCETEEDKFLLLYALLKLSLIRGKSLLFVNTLERSYRLRLFLEQFSIPACVLNGELPLRSRCHIISQFNQGFYDCVIATDAEVLGAPVKGKHRGRGAKGDRASDPEAGVARGIDFHHVSAVLNFDLPPTPEAYIHRAGRTARASNPGVVLTFVLPAEQAHLGKIEELLSGENGVPVLLPYQFRMEEIEGFRYRCRDAMRSVTKQAIREARLKEVKEELLRSEKLKTYFEDNPRDLQLLRHDLPLHPAVVKPHLGNVPDYLVPPTLRGVVHPHKKRKKPPSSYRKVKKGKTQNPLRSFKHRGQKPRPAMKS from the exons ATGGCGAACGAAGTGTTGGGATTTGAACACATGGGCCTCGATCCCCGACTCCTCCAG GCTGTCACGGATCTGGGCTGGTCACGACCTACACTGATCCAGGAAAAGGCCATCCCGCTGGCCCTGGAGGGGAAGGACCTCCTGGCTCGAGCTCGCACGGGTTCGGGAAAGACGGCTGCTTATGCTCTTCCGATGCTGCAGCTGCTGCTCCACAGGAAGGCG ACAGGCCCTGTAGTAGAACAGGCTGTGAGAGTCCTTGTCCTTGTGCCTACCAAGGAGCTGGCAAAGCAGGCACAGTCCATGATTCAGCAGCTGGCGACCTACTGTGCTCGGGACATCCGGGTGGCTGATGTCTCAGCTGCCGAACACTCAGCCTCCCAGAG AGCTGTGCTGATAGAGAAGCCAGATGTAGTGGTGGGAACCCCATCCCGCATATTAAGCCACCTGCAGCAAGACAACTTGAAACTGCATGActccctggagctgctggtgatgGATGAGGCcgatcttcttttttcctttggcttTGAGGAAGAACTCAAGAGTCTTCTCTG TCACTTGCCCCGGatttaccaggcttttcttatgTCGGCAACTTTCAATGAGGATGTACAAGCGCTCAAGGAACTGGTGCTGCATAACCCG GTTACCCTCAAGTTACAGGAATCCCAGCTGCCAGGGCCGGATCAACTTCAACAGTTTCAAGTGGTCTGTGAGACTGAGGAAGACAAGTTCCTGCTGCTGTATGCCCTGCTCAAGCTGTCATTGATACGGGGCAAGTCCTTGCTGTTTGTCAACACTCTGGAGAGGAGTTACCGTCTGCGCCTGTTCCTGGAGCAGTTCAGCATCCCTGCCTGTGTGCTCAATGGGGAACTCCCACTGCGCTCCAG GTGCCACATCATCTCGCAGTTCAACCAGGGTTTCTATGACTGTGTCATAGCAACTGATGCTGAAGTCCTTGGGGCCCCCGTCAAGGGCAAACATCGGGGCAGAGGAGCCAAAGGAGACAG GGCTTCTGATCCTGAGGCTGGTGTAGCCCGGGGAATAGATTTCCACCATGTGTCTGCTGTGCTCAACTTCGATCTCCCACCCACCCCTGAGGCCTACATCCACCGAGCTGGCAG AACAGCGCGTGCCAGCAACCCAGGTGTGGTCTTGACCTTCGTGCTGCCCGCCGAGCAGGCCCACCTGGGCAAGATTGAGGAGCTGCTCAGCGGAG AGAATGGGGTCCCTGTCTTGCTTCCCTACCAGTTCCGGATGGAGGAGATTGAAGGCTTCCGCTACCGCTGCAGG GATGCCATGCGCTCGGTGACCAAACAAGCCATCCGGGAGGCGAGGCTGAAGGAGGTGAAAGAGGAGCTGCTGCGCTCCGAGAAGCTCAAg ACATACTTTGAAGACAACCCCCGGGACCTGCAGCTGCTACGGCATGACCTGCCCTTGCACCCTGCAGTGGTGAAGCCACACCTGGGCAATGTCCCTGACTACTTGG TCCCTCCCACTCTCCGTGGAGTCGTCCACCCTCACAAGAAGCGGAAGAAGCCCCCCTCCTCCTACCGGAAGGTCAAG AAAGGGAAAACCCAGAACCCACTGCGCAGCTTCAAGCATCGAGGGCAGAAGCCCAGACCTGCGATGAAGTCCTGA